TCATATCAAAAAATACCTTCGTAATTGAAACATCgttttaatatctttcaaattgtttaatttaaaagaaataaacaatagtTTGCAAACGAAAACTTCCAAAGttactattaaattaaagCGACAACTATTACTTCTAAAAAGATAAATTATATCGATGATATAGAGCAATTAGTAAGAGTTAATGCATGAATAAGAACAAAGTAATGTACGTTTTCATTAACACAATTTAACaatctgaaaatattgtaaaaagttATATGAGGAGTTCTGCAAAAATCAATGGTTAAACTCTAttatctgaattttattcaaggCACCACaagaaaattactgaattctGGTTTGTTTCCATACTATTTGTGGCACTGTTTAATCTGCGACGCCGTTTTCCTAAACATAAGATATATTAAACAAGTACcgttctcattttttacccaGCATTCTTTGAAAACATGGTGTGACGGTATCTTCTTTTTTGGTTTAATAGCTTTTTGTTACTAAAATATAACGTTGATAAATTCTGgtaactaaaaaaatgtaaagcgACCAAAtcaaatatacgtatatgtggGTGCGCGCAAGAATGCGAAACTAGTGCAGATATACACTCGTTTTAAATACCAAAAGTGACAACATTATGATGATTATAACTTTATATACCTGAAGTACCATGattaaatacatacaattatCGTAATTTACAATAGTATAGTTTTACGTTTCATCACGAACGGGGTGCTTTGTTTTCATGTAAAGAAGCACTTTAGATGTTAGTGAGCCGAGATGCCtacattatacaaaaaaaactatCACCCTTTGCAGTCGATGCAGTATATTCGCAATTGCACAGTAGTATACAGATAGGAGATCGGGAGTAGATTTAACAGTCAATTACTCTTCTAGATCATCTTTCCAGTATTTCACACGAGAGTTATGCTACTCACAAATCTTGATTTTTTATAGTGTTTCAACAATACCACATAAATTCTGCTTGTCTCCATCATCTTGACAAATATGTACGATCATGCGTTCCACGGTTTTACACGTTAAAAACGCTATAAGTTTATTTGGCACGAGTGCGCCTCACATTTGGAAGAACTATGCAATTTTTCATGTTGCATAtgattgttttttctttctttacgtGTACCGTATttagttttgagaaaaatacaTCGTATTTTACAGAAACATATATACTGCATTATACACACCAAAAAACTTTCTAATACGCTTAATGAATTATACAGAATTATAAACGGGAAACATAGTAAaggatttttataattcaatataatatttcgaaatattataaaaagaaagtaagtaATTAGGCTAATTGGAAAGAGTATAACGTTTTTAACTAACTGTTGCATGAGATTTATGCGAAAAAAATACTTCACtctattaaacataaaatcgGTAAAAATTGCTTAATCCTTCCATATTTTAAGATTCaatctttcattttacattaacTCGTGTCGTACCAGAATTATTTAGTTTCACGAAAAAAACGTCTTGTCTCGTGTCCTTTATGTCATTTATGTCAATGTCCATATCTCACACCACCGTGTCTCACAATGGCGAAGTTGTATTTTGTCTAAAATGGTCTTCCTTCCTCTATTTTTTCCTTGCATAGtccaaaatttttaattgcttcCAGTCCAGTAATTAGGACTATATCCTGGTTTTGCTTGGGCTTTGTTTTGGGAACTTGTATTGGACCTTTGGCCTGTGCTGCTACCACCATCTTGATGAAGTGGCTGATGCAATTGATGAGCCATAGTTGGGATAAACAAATGTGGTGTTCCATATGCACTAGGCAAACCAGCGTTTTGACTGCCAGTAAGATTAAATGGCGGAGGAGTTGCTGAGTGAAAAGTTTGTTTATCATAGGActagaataatagaaaaatgttattatctTCCACTGCaacttgtaaaatattgtactaTGATTGATTTTATGAGAAAACTTACATTTACTTTACTAAGCGCTACATGACTTTTTGCATACATAGTCGCGCTTATATCAGTTGCAGATGATCCACCAGTATTAGTATTTCCAGTAGATGTTCCTGTTTTGCCAGTTTGTGTACTGTTATAACTGCTTCCTGCACCTTTGTAGTCAGCAGAGGGACCAGCAGATGCCATAGCATCGTAGCTTGCGCCAGCACCATATCCAGATCCGTAACTTCCAGGTTTAGCACTATATGCTCCGCTGTTCGTGCCCGCATTACCAGCAGTAGCTATCTgctataataaattacattgaTAAACGGAATgcaaattttccaaatgaaatgcaaaatttaattaacttacAGGATAAATGGCAGCAGGAGTTCCGTATTGAAAACTACCTGGCATTATTCCACCGCCGTATGCAAAGTATGCGTAAGTCGGAGGAAGCGTAGGATTTATCATTGGTTGCTGATGCTGAGTAGCAGTCTgcaaataatgtaaataaaaaatgattttaatctGATAAAATGTATCCGGTTGAAACTATCAAAATAATGTCCAAGTATTCCAACAACACTGTTAAGCTGGTCGTCAAGTCTACGAAATGCTTAAACCTAACCTGTTGCGACATAGTAGATGGAACTGGAGATGCATTGCTGTCGTTTCTGGTGAACCTGGCGTCATTAATACTGGTATAGGCTCCCTGTACACCTTGTACTCCTTGGACACCTTGTACACCGGAAAGTGCATCTCCTCGTCCTCCACCGAGACTGGTAGCAGGGCCGGTTGTCTGATAGCCCAAGGGCGCGTCATAGTAACCAGTAGTTGGCTGCAGGTTAGTCAGGAAGGCCAAACACAAAACTACATGCATACACTGTGTACTCCAAATACAAGAAGGCTATCTAATTGCTAATACTACGCGTACAGGGTTTAGGGTAGATAACATGCGGTTTGAGTTGTACCCgactctttttaatttatctaattaaaataaaattataataatcacTATTTTAGCATAaacttgtaaattatttttcttaactaTTTTTGGATATCTAattgataatgataatgatgataataataataatacaaacgacaagaaaaaataataataatatacaaacaaaGCACGCATTCTCTAAGAAAGTGTGCAAAAGGAAGTACAACTTAACCACTTGGAAATTGCAATTGCATGATATTtccatagaattttaaatacgtgACATTAGATATggagcaaataaaataaataaataaaaaaggaagataGTTGTATAAGCTACAGTGAGTTTGCGATCAAAACATGTCATTAGTGAAAATCTGAATTCCGAACCAGctaaactttcaaaatatatataccaCGCCCAAATTGATCATAGACATTTTTACTCCTCTACGAAATAgtgttttagaaataaaaaccTTTCCAATCATTTATTTGATGCGATACATCTCACTATGGATAAATACACTAAACTTCTTGTGCCATCACGAGGACGtgagaagaaaattcataattccttaaaaaaataaaaataaaagaaatattgaagtaacGAGCAGCTACCAAGCAATAAAGAAATGATTACTTCAGCATTCTTCTTACTAGGTAATcttaacaaaaaatagaatagCACGCTCCAGAGTAGTACACCCGAAACATCATCTTTTCTTTTGAAGTGAAAatgctaatatttttttttttttttaaacaagtataataaatatattcaattatgttctgtaaaataaatcaatgtaCTCTTTTTAAAGTGTACGTTACTCTAAAGAagcattttaattgaatcaaGTACAAATTacttaagaaattaaaaaatgaataacttGTACTTGAATCTGTTGCATAAATTGATCGATCGAGTAATAACTGACCATGTGTGGTATTCTTTGTTGCATAAGCTGCATATCTTCAAAACTATACATTGGTTGCTGGAACGCATAAGGTACACCTTGGCCCATAATATATTGATGACTTAGCATCGGTGTCATACTGCCAGCTGCACCACCACCTGTGATATTTCCAGTTCCACTATTACCAGTTACTACACCACTCGATGTACTTTTCGGTACCGCTATATAAAAACCACGTTATATTTATCACTTTTGATTTGATTGATTTATCTAATTTCATTATGATATAAAATCTACTTACCATTGGAATTAGTTACTTTAGTTTGTGAACTATTTACGGAGGCAGAGCTAAGGCCTAATGTAGGTGCCGTGGTAGTTGCAAGAGAACTATTGGATGTCGTCGTGTTACTATCGTATTGAGAATCTTTTGTTGTGTTACTGTTCAATTTATGATTATGAGACGCCGTTTGTGGCTGACTACCATATGTGCCATATGCACTAGCATATACCTACAAATGcagtattgtaattttatctGCACaagtaatattcaaaattactttaaaataaGATACTTACAGACTGTGCAGCGCTTTGATAAGCTCCAGAAGTTTGTGTAATAGGTGAAGTAAATGTAGTAACAGAGGGTTGGTAAGCTTGTGGTGTCGATTGGAATGAAGAAGATCCCTGATAACCACTTGTTTGATACCCTGTACTACTGTTTGATACAGTATTCGTAACTACAACCTGTGCTTGATACTGCGATGTTGTAGCAGGTACGTATCCGCTCGTAGATTGGTAAACCTATGTATATAATGAGAACATTACTCCATACACGGTGAAAAGCATAACTGAACTCAAGAACGAATCTATCATGAAACTAATGATGTTTCAACTCTGATCCCTcgtaaagaaggaaagaaataatgaCTTTTACAATACTTGTTGCTACTGGTTCAGTTATATTTCTCATTGTAACTTAGGAATTTTCAACATTGTATGGAAGACACCCGcctcaaaaaaagaaatcttaaaaGGTGtactttaaaagtaataattcaaaatacaaTGAAGGTATTTAAATCATATGGACTAATTTTCAAGCTTTCAAACTTTTCTGATTTAACTACCCAATGTTTGTATGAAGCTATGTTCTAATGACAATTTTGAGACAATGATGAACAAGTGGGTGATCAATTACTACTGGGGTGAGcctacaaagaaaatatacccCCTCCCCTAACCTCTTGAATTATAAGACGCCTCTTATAGGTTTCGCTCCCTACTTTGAAAAACAATGGTGTAACTTTAATATAATCATCTTAAAATTACCTGATTAGTAGTTGTTGGTTGATTATAACCTGAAGTTGCAGACACAGGCGCCGATGGAGAAGCTTGATTGAAAGTTGACGTATTGGATTGAGGAAATGACGACGAAGAATTATAACTTGCTTGTGAAACAGTTGGCGTCGCGGAATAGCTATTGGCACTAGTGCCTGACGCTGTTTGGAAGGACGATTGAGCCGATTCAGCATTTGTAGAATATGCATTATAAGTGCTTGGCGTTGCAGCAGGTGGTTGAAATGATGACTTTTGGGACTGGTAAGTTGTTGCTGTACCATATGTTGGTGCATTTCCTGGTGAGACTTGCGAGGTAAAATCTTGTTTTGTTATGTCTAAAGTTTGACCAGTACTACTACCGCGAGCAGTAAAACTTTGAGCGTTTATTGAATGTTCACTCGACACTGGTAAATTATCACTATTTGATAactgaaaacaattattattctgtaattataaaaaaattaaaaacggcAAATGCTTATACTTCCGTATACGTAAAATAGTAAGCTACTTACAATTTGAGAAGTAGTACTGAAAGGTGTTGTTGATGTTTGTGTTGTTTCAATGTCTAGAGACTTATTTGTATTGGCAGTGTTTACGGCATTCGTGGCAGAAGACACATCTACACCAGGAATTGTACTACTCgctgaattgaatttttcattcgcagAACCATCAAGAGAACTTGAATCGCTACCAAACTCTAAAGCGCCAAATTGAACATCGAGAAATCCAATGCCGCTATTCACAGCATCTCCTGGCATTTCAACGGCGCTAGATGGGATTTTTGATGGCGGTGGCACTCGTGGGCGTTGTTTTGTCTGTCTTTGAGGCTAATATATTTGAACAATAATTAAggattacaataaatttataaaataaattcacttcAAGTACAATATTTGACTAGCTACCTGACTGGATATCGACGATGAGAATGTTGTTTGTCCAGCagcttttaaattttcactCGTTTGCTGGGTAAGTTGTGTAAAATACTGAGTCTGTGCAGCTGTTAATACTCCGCCGCTGATAGCATTTGGTTGCTGCAATAGTTGCATCGTTGGTAAGTTCAGCACAGGTTGTTGTTGCTGGGACTGCTGAATTAAAGTCTGTTGCTGAATCGAAGGTATTTCCGATAATTTTGGTAGTTccttaaatatatatgtattaaatgaatagatagtcaaattaataaatatttatatattaaatgacgttttaaaattatgtacTTCTTGTTGCAGTAACGACAAATTTACATTCTGATTAGATTGCACCGACTGCAGATCTTgagtttttgtttcttctatgGAGGATGGAACTTCCGCTACAGAAGTACTTggtgtaaaaacttttgtatcTGCCAATGAACCTGTATATTCTTCGTTGTCCCAGTCTTCTGTAGAATCCAAATTATTCCATGCATCTActcatacattttaataaataagacACCAATTTAGAATAActtaaaacattaataacaaatatttatgatgtaGCTTACCCATCTTTGGTTCCTGGACAGTTTGTTGTTGTTCATCGTTACCTGTCCATGTATCAATCGaacgattaaaattatgaGGCGACGATGTTGATGATGGATCATTACGATTGGCAAATGTTCGCGGACCAAGTCCTCTTCCTCCACCGCGTCCTCCTCGACCAGGTCTACCAGGACCGCCTCTCCCTCTTCTATTACCACTGTAGCTGCCATCGCGAACACCATCCTccatatttctttcattctctttATTTTCCCGACCGCGCcctaaataaacatttatttagaattgcAATTGTTAAGGGAAGGCAATTTCTTCTTTGTCTACTTTATCAGATAACTCAAATCAATTTGTTGTTTTGGTTTCGTAAAAGAACAactaaaagttttaatttgattacaatatgtaataaagttttatataGTTGGTTTATTATAATCATTTCCCTATTATTGTTAGTTCAATGTGTTTTTATAAGTTCATCTCTAGAggatttttgtaatttttgtctTCATATATCATTAAGGAAGAAATAGCTACATTTCTCTATCAATTATAATCGTACTTATTGAAGAGCAATTATAATtgatgtatataaaaatttgttaatgtataaaataaacatgatttgcaataatataattggATATATACGACGTTTTTTAACTTACATCCACGATTATCATGATTAGCACGTCCTCGCATACGCGGAGGACCACCACCTCGTTGATTACGCCTTTCATCCCAGTCGCCACCTTCGTCCTGACCCGCAGAAGTATCCATGTTTTGTTTGGAACCACTAGGTTGGCGaggctttttcttttttacttccCATTCTGTTTTCACGCCTTCCAACAAATCATTGACAGCGCGGTCGAGGTCTCCGTCGCTATCATGTAAAGCCATGACAACTTCGTCCTCTGAGCGTCTAGTCATATCCATGACCTGCTTGATACGTTCCTTCAAAATAGGATCTTCCCCACTGCCCATTCTCGTGTCAATGATTTGTGCATGCCGCGTCTGAACAGTGTTTGGCTGAAACGCCatagtttttaataaagaattctcagttacataatattaaagaataaatgaaaataataataaacagcaCATACTGACCTGTGCCTTTTCATGTTTTGTCGAATCCGATGATTTAGTTTGATGATCTGACTTTCCATGTTGTTGTGAAGATTTGTTTTTGTTGGTGCCCTTCCCGCCGGAGGACACCGATTTGTTGCTTGAACTCATTGCCAACTAAAATCCCACACACCTATATCACTCACCTATCACACTATATACACTCTCTATTTACAGTCTGTAACAAAGTAAACATTTAATCGTGTATATCTAATATATTCGATTCTTAGTttcatgtaaataataaatacatttattacattactcttatttatattaattgatttaaaatttatattctaatcatattataattcttataaaaatgcATGTACTCTAGAATTTCTGattaaacatgaaaatgttttatttaaataactcaTATAATTGCATATTgctgcattttttttatttcagaagtCTGAAAATGATTGGCAATTATGTGCATTTCTTGTTTCATATggcataaaataaatatttgagattataattattattaatttattgatataaaagaaatcattaaATGCAATTAATGATTCCAAATTGTAACATAtactttacaaaataattaataatacatcatATCAAAGTATCAaccataaatgtttttaattttgaataataaacaataaagttaagaagtttcatcaaaattttgatataaagatattaaaatatcgttatGAAAGGAGTTGATTCAATGCAATTTGCATTTAAACAAAGACAGTATGATTAACTTAACATAGCTAAATGATAGTAATATACTAAATGTTGCTTTATACTAAAATACATCtttgataatataataaatcaacaaaataaaattataaaagaatatataatcaaaattatatcttCTTTATCAAAGGATATGTAATACAGTTTAAACAtatcattaaatttatcaGGAGAATCGAATGTTTACACACCAAAAatgatatgaaaaattatttgtgtaTACTATGATCAGTAATTACAGATAACAATTATATCAcaattacaaatacaaaattataattatgatcATATATAATGATCTTTATAGaaacgatatattttaataaactggtttaaaaataatatttacattgcaTAATATGGAAATTTGTAGAGTATACACTTGAACAAGACATGTAATAATTATGATACAGATTTGTGTTTGAAATAacttaaataagaaaatcaaTTTGCTCTTAAATGTATATGCAAGATGATTAAGTATACATTAACCATACAATaacttcaaatattattattaaaatatacaaaaatatttacaacaaagCCGACACGAATTCAAAGGGAACGAttccaaaatataatttagccGTTCCGTATTGAGAAGAGACGAAAAGGTTAGGATCGACTTGTAACGATAAATGGTAAATCAAACGATTtgacaaatatttcttaaaatagtCACGTTTTTCCTAAAACGGTTAGTCCAGAAGAAGAACGAATAACTAAGCGTCAGGGAGATATTGCAGAATAATCTAAACCTTGTTCGCACAATTTTGCGAAATTCCAGAGGATCAAGCCGCTTGATAGAACAGGACGAGACTCACCAAGAAAGCAGAAagttttgtgaattttttgcAACACAAAAGCTTTCGAAGGATGACGAAGGTaacgaaaaaaagataaattttgaCGTGCGCGGTGAGAATATGACGAAGGAGGATTATCAGGCGCATCACAAAAAACACCTTGACCGTTGCGTTGTTGTTCGCAAGCGAGTTGTGAAAATTCTTCAAACGGATGATAAAGAAATTGGCCGTGTAGGTTTTGTTACATTCCTGAATCGGTACAACAAAGTTGATGTGGAATATTCTCTGCAGACCATGTGCACGGTAGACGCCATTTCTGGTTTTGCGAGGAAGGCTTGTCAACCATCGCCGCGGTGGAGCATCGATAGATCTCCGTGAGACGATCGAGTCAAAGTATTCGCAAGTAACTCacagttattataaatgttgtTTGCGTACTCGGAGGACACGTCCGGAGTCAGAATCAAGCGAAATTCACGACGCCTCGGCTTTTTCGGCCGTGGCGCGCGAAAAACCACGAAAAAAACAACGAATTTGCTCGTACCTGGTTAGTGCGCTCAAAACGCAGCTCGGTCACGTGACCGCGGGCCCCCCTCCCTAATACAGCAGCACCGCCTCTATGCTTTATCAAGTTCCATACGGGTAGCCAATTTGCTACTAGAAATTTCAGGTTCGC
The sequence above is drawn from the Hylaeus volcanicus isolate JK05 chromosome 2, UHH_iyHylVolc1.0_haploid, whole genome shotgun sequence genome and encodes:
- the LOC128872950 gene encoding protein lingerer isoform X1, whose protein sequence is MSSSNKSVSSGGKGTNKNKSSQQHGKSDHQTKSSDSTKHEKAQPNTVQTRHAQIIDTRMGSGEDPILKERIKQVMDMTRRSEDEVVMALHDSDGDLDRAVNDLLEGVKTEWEVKKKKPRQPSGSKQNMDTSAGQDEGGDWDERRNQRGGGPPRMRGRANHDNRGWRGRENKENERNMEDGVRDGSYSGNRRGRGGPGRPGRGGRGGGRGLGPRTFANRNDPSSTSSPHNFNRSIDTWTGNDEQQQTVQEPKMDAWNNLDSTEDWDNEEYTGSLADTKVFTPSTSVAEVPSSIEETKTQDLQSVQSNQNVNLSLLQQEELPKLSEIPSIQQQTLIQQSQQQQPVLNLPTMQLLQQPNAISGGVLTAAQTQYFTQLTQQTSENLKAAGQTTFSSSISSQPQRQTKQRPRVPPPSKIPSSAVEMPGDAVNSGIGFLDVQFGALEFGSDSSSLDGSANEKFNSASSTIPGVDVSSATNAVNTANTNKSLDIETTQTSTTPFSTTSQILSNSDNLPVSSEHSINAQSFTARGSSTGQTLDITKQDFTSQVSPGNAPTYGTATTYQSQKSSFQPPAATPSTYNAYSTNAESAQSSFQTASGTSANSYSATPTVSQASYNSSSSFPQSNTSTFNQASPSAPVSATSGYNQPTTTNQVYQSTSGYVPATTSQYQAQVVVTNTVSNSSTGYQTSGYQGSSSFQSTPQAYQPSVTTFTSPITQTSGAYQSAAQSVYASAYGTYGSQPQTASHNHKLNSNTTKDSQYDSNTTTSNSSLATTTAPTLGLSSASVNSSQTKVTNSNAVPKSTSSGVVTGNSGTGNITGGGAAGSMTPMLSHQYIMGQGVPYAFQQPMYSFEDMQLMQQRIPHMPTTGYYDAPLGYQTTGPATSLGGGRGDALSGVQGVQGVQGVQGAYTSINDARFTRNDSNASPVPSTMSQQTATQHQQPMINPTLPPTYAYFAYGGGIMPGSFQYGTPAAIYPQIATAGNAGTNSGAYSAKPGSYGSGYGAGASYDAMASAGPSADYKGAGSSYNSTQTGKTGTSTGNTNTGGSSATDISATMYAKSHVALSKVNSYDKQTFHSATPPPFNLTGSQNAGLPSAYGTPHLFIPTMAHQLHQPLHQDGGSSTGQRSNTSSQNKAQAKPGYSPNYWTGSN
- the LOC128872950 gene encoding protein lingerer isoform X3; this translates as MSSSNKSVSSGGKGTNKNKSSQQHGKSDHQTKSSDSTKHEKAQTRHAQIIDTRMGSGEDPILKERIKQVMDMTRRSEDEVVMALHDSDGDLDRAVNDLLEGVKTEWEVKKKKPRQPSGSKQNMDTSAGQDEGGDWDERRNQRGGGPPRMRGRANHDNRGWRGRENKENERNMEDGVRDGSYSGNRRGRGGPGRPGRGGRGGGRGLGPRTFANRNDPSSTSSPHNFNRSIDTWTGNDEQQQTVQEPKMDAWNNLDSTEDWDNEEYTGSLADTKVFTPSTSVAEVPSSIEETKTQDLQSVQSNQNVNLSLLQQEELPKLSEIPSIQQQTLIQQSQQQQPVLNLPTMQLLQQPNAISGGVLTAAQTQYFTQLTQQTSENLKAAGQTTFSSSISSQPQRQTKQRPRVPPPSKIPSSAVEMPGDAVNSGIGFLDVQFGALEFGSDSSSLDGSANEKFNSASSTIPGVDVSSATNAVNTANTNKSLDIETTQTSTTPFSTTSQILSNSDNLPVSSEHSINAQSFTARGSSTGQTLDITKQDFTSQVSPGNAPTYGTATTYQSQKSSFQPPAATPSTYNAYSTNAESAQSSFQTASGTSANSYSATPTVSQASYNSSSSFPQSNTSTFNQASPSAPVSATSGYNQPTTTNQVYQSTSGYVPATTSQYQAQVVVTNTVSNSSTGYQTSGYQGSSSFQSTPQAYQPSVTTFTSPITQTSGAYQSAAQSVYASAYGTYGSQPQTASHNHKLNSNTTKDSQYDSNTTTSNSSLATTTAPTLGLSSASVNSSQTKVTNSNAVPKSTSSGVVTGNSGTGNITGGGAAGSMTPMLSHQYIMGQGVPYAFQQPMYSFEDMQLMQQRIPHMPTTGYYDAPLGYQTTGPATSLGGGRGDALSGVQGVQGVQGVQGAYTSINDARFTRNDSNASPVPSTMSQQTATQHQQPMINPTLPPTYAYFAYGGGIMPGSFQYGTPAAIYPQIATAGNAGTNSGAYSAKPGSYGSGYGAGASYDAMASAGPSADYKGAGSSYNSTQTGKTGTSTGNTNTGGSSATDISATMYAKSHVALSKVNSYDKQTFHSATPPPFNLTGSQNAGLPSAYGTPHLFIPTMAHQLHQPLHQDGGSSTGQRSNTSSQNKAQAKPGYSPNYWTGSN
- the LOC128872950 gene encoding protein lingerer isoform X4, translating into MSSSNKSVSSGGKGTNKNKSSQQHGKSDHQTKSSDSTKHEKAQPNTVQTRHAQIIDTRMGSGEDPILKERIKQVMDMTRRSEDEVVMALHDSDGDLDRAVNDLLEGVKTEWEVKKKKPRQPSGSKQNMDTSAGQDEGGDWDERRNQRGGGPPRMRGRANHDNRGWRGRENKENERNMEDGVRDGSYSGNRRGRGGPGRPGRGGRGGGRGLGPRTFANRNDPSSTSSPHNFNRSIDTWTGNDEQQQTVQEPKMEDWDNEEYTGSLADTKVFTPSTSVAEVPSSIEETKTQDLQSVQSNQNVNLSLLQQEELPKLSEIPSIQQQTLIQQSQQQQPVLNLPTMQLLQQPNAISGGVLTAAQTQYFTQLTQQTSENLKAAGQTTFSSSISSQPQRQTKQRPRVPPPSKIPSSAVEMPGDAVNSGIGFLDVQFGALEFGSDSSSLDGSANEKFNSASSTIPGVDVSSATNAVNTANTNKSLDIETTQTSTTPFSTTSQILSNSDNLPVSSEHSINAQSFTARGSSTGQTLDITKQDFTSQVSPGNAPTYGTATTYQSQKSSFQPPAATPSTYNAYSTNAESAQSSFQTASGTSANSYSATPTVSQASYNSSSSFPQSNTSTFNQASPSAPVSATSGYNQPTTTNQVYQSTSGYVPATTSQYQAQVVVTNTVSNSSTGYQTSGYQGSSSFQSTPQAYQPSVTTFTSPITQTSGAYQSAAQSVYASAYGTYGSQPQTASHNHKLNSNTTKDSQYDSNTTTSNSSLATTTAPTLGLSSASVNSSQTKVTNSNAVPKSTSSGVVTGNSGTGNITGGGAAGSMTPMLSHQYIMGQGVPYAFQQPMYSFEDMQLMQQRIPHMPTTGYYDAPLGYQTTGPATSLGGGRGDALSGVQGVQGVQGVQGAYTSINDARFTRNDSNASPVPSTMSQQTATQHQQPMINPTLPPTYAYFAYGGGIMPGSFQYGTPAAIYPQIATAGNAGTNSGAYSAKPGSYGSGYGAGASYDAMASAGPSADYKGAGSSYNSTQTGKTGTSTGNTNTGGSSATDISATMYAKSHVALSKVNSYDKQTFHSATPPPFNLTGSQNAGLPSAYGTPHLFIPTMAHQLHQPLHQDGGSSTGQRSNTSSQNKAQAKPGYSPNYWTGSN
- the LOC128872950 gene encoding protein lingerer isoform X5, which codes for MSSSNKSVSSGGKGTNKNKSSQQHGKSDHQTKSSDSTKHEKAQPNTVQTRHAQIIDTRMGSGEDPILKERIKQVMDMTRRSEDEVVMALHDSDGDLDRAVNDLLEGVKTEWEVKKKKPRQPSGSKQNMDTSAGQDEGGDWDERRNQRGGGPPRMRGRANHDNRGWRGRENKENERNMEDGVRDGSYSGNRRGRGGPGRPGRGGRGGGRGLGPRTFANRNDPSSTSSPHNFNRSIDTWTGNDEQQQTVQEPKMDAWNNLDSTEDWDNEEYTGSLADTKVFTPSTSVAEVPSSIEETKTQDLQSVQSNQNVNLSLLQQEELPKLSEIPSIQQQTLIQQSQQQQPVLNLPTMQLLQQPNAISGGVLTAAQTQYFTQLTQQTSENLKAAGQTTFSSSISSQPQRQTKQRPRVPPPSKIPSSAVEMPGDAVNSGIGFLDVQFGALEFGSDSSSLDGSANEKFNSASSTIPGVDVSSATNAVNTANTNKSLDIETTQTSTTPFSTTSQILSNSDNLPVSSEHSINAQSFTARGSSTGQTLDITKQDFTSQVSPGNAPTYGTATTYQSQKSSFQPPAATPSTYNAYSTNAESAQSSFQTASGTSANSYSATPTVSQASYNSSSSFPQSNTSTFNQASPSAPVSATSGYNQPTTTNQVYQSTSGYVPATTSQYQAQVVVTNTVSNSSTGYQTSGYQGSSSFQSTPQAYQPSVTTFTSPITQTSGAYQSAAQSVYASAYGTYGSQPQTASHNHKLNSNTTKDSQYDSNTTTSNSSLATTTAPTLGLSSASVNSSQTKVTNSNAVPKSTSSGVVTGNSGTGNITGGGAAGSMTPMLSHQYIMGQGVPYAFQQPMYSFEDMQLMQQRIPHMTTGPATSLGGGRGDALSGVQGVQGVQGVQGAYTSINDARFTRNDSNASPVPSTMSQQTATQHQQPMINPTLPPTYAYFAYGGGIMPGSFQYGTPAAIYPQIATAGNAGTNSGAYSAKPGSYGSGYGAGASYDAMASAGPSADYKGAGSSYNSTQTGKTGTSTGNTNTGGSSATDISATMYAKSHVALSKVNSYDKQTFHSATPPPFNLTGSQNAGLPSAYGTPHLFIPTMAHQLHQPLHQDGGSSTGQRSNTSSQNKAQAKPGYSPNYWTGSN